The DNA region AGTGGGGTCCCGACTCGGCGGTGTACTACATCGGCAACCTCGCAGCCAACACCGAGGTCACCCTGAGTCTTGGTGGCACGGGCTGGACGTCGCAGGGCCACGGCCTCTCCCACTACACGCTCTTCAACCGGACTCCGGGCTCGACCAACGGGGGCGGGAATGGCGGCGGTGATCGGGTACCTGACGGCGGCACCACCTCGATGCTGCTCGGCTCCGCACTGGTCGGCGTGGCTGCCCTGCGCCGTCGGCTGTCGCTCTAAGAATCAGCGACTGCGGGAAAACAAGAAGGGGGCCAACACCTCGGGTGTTGGCCCCCTTCTTCTGTTCTGGAGCGTCTGCGGTGGGCTGCAGTTACTGCACAGACTGCAGTGCGCGTCGTGCCTCGTCGCCCCCCACCTTGGGGTTCAGCGTCAGCGCGCGTGCCAAGGCCTCCTTGGCCTTGGCCTTGTCGCCAAGCTTGGCGTAGCTCATGCCGAGGTGATAGAGCACCTCCGGCTGGTCCGGTTGCTTCTTGAGGCTTTCCTTCAGGGGCCCCACGGCGAGCGAAGGCAATCCCTTCTTGTAGTAGACCCAGCCGATCGTGTCGTCGATACTGGAGTCATTGGGAAGGACCTGCTTGGCCGAGGTCGCCAACTGCAGGGCCATGTCGAGACTCGTACCCTGCTCCGCGTAGATGTAGGCGAGGTTGTTGGCAGCCACGGCAGCCCGCGGGTCGCTCTTGACTGCCTCCTCGTACGTCTTCATCGCCGCGTCTCGCTTGCCTTGGGTCTCGAGCAGCACACCGACCATGGTCCTGGCCCCGGTGTTCACCGGATCCCTGCTCACCAGTTGCTCCCATTCCTTACGGGCCTCTTCCAGCCGACCCTGTTTCGTGTAGAGCTGGGCCAACATGGCGTAGCCCATCTGGAAGCGCGGGTCACCCGATACCGCCCGGCGCAAGGACTCCTCGGCGCGCGGCATGTCGCCCGATGCCCGATACGCCTCGGCGAGCAGCGCCAGAAGCGCAGTGTTGTTCCCGTCCTTGGCGATGGCGGGCTCGAGCCTGGCGATGGCCCGAGCCGGCGCCTTCTCGGCGATGTCGAGATACGTAAGCCTCGCCATCGCCTCTGGGAAGAAGGGCGACAACTGTAGGGCTCGCTCGTAGGCTGCCCGGGCGGCCACGGCGTCGTTCTGGCTTGCATACAGCACGCCGCTCACGACCTGGACGGCTGCGCTGTTGGGAACCGCTTCCCGTAACCGCCTGACCTCGCTCCCCGCACGGGCAAGCTCCTTTGCGGCGATGAGGCCGCGAACCACCGCCAGGTTCGCGTCGAGGTTGGAGGGCGCCGAGCTCCGCGCCTCCTCGGCAAACTGCAGGGCCGCCGATTCGTTTCCGGTCGAGAAGTTGAGTCTCGCCAACTCCAACTGCGCCGCCGTTGCTCTCGGGTTGAGCGACAACACTTCGGTGTACGCCTTGATGGCGTCGGCGTTCTCGCGGCGGCGAGCGTGGATGGCGCCAAGCGTGAAGTGCGCCTCTGCCGAGCGAGGATCACTGGCCACTGCGGTCTTGGCCACTTTCAATGCCTCGTCCAGATCGTTCGCCCGTGCCAGCCAGGCGGCCTTGAGGATCAGCCCGCGAGTGTGGTTCGGCACCTTGGTGAGCAGCGAGTCGAGTCGCTTGCGTGCGTCTTCGGCGCGTCCGTCAGCCTGTTCGATGGCGGCGAGCTCGACCTCTGCATCGGCGTGAGTTGCGCGCTCGGCAGACAGACCCTTGAGCACTGTCGCCGCCTCCTGCCTGCGGCCAACCTCGAGGTAGTACTCCGCCAACTGAAACCGGGCGCCAGGGGACCTGGAAGCATCGGCAAGCACCTTGAGCGACTTCTCGGCCTCGGCGCTTCGCCCACTGGCCATGTACAGCGACGACAGCATGCGGTTGGCGAGCGGATGCAGGGGCTCGATCGCGATCGCCTCCTGCAGCGCGCTCTCCGCCTCCTTGGCGCGACCAGCGGCCCAAAGGAAGTTGGCGAGCGCCAGACGGCTGTCGACCGACCTGGGGTCAAGGGCAATCGCCTTGCGGAACGCGGTCTCCGCCTCGTTGGCTTCCCCTTGCTGCACCCGGAGAACACCGAGGTTCAGGAAGGCCTGGCTGCTGCCCGGGCTCAGCCGGATGGCCTCCGCAATCTGAGCCATGGCCCCGGCGGGGTCCCTGAGGCCGGCTTTGGCATTGGCCTGGATCAGCAGCGCGTCGATGTCCTTGGGATTCTTTGCCAGCAGGGCCGCAGCCCGTGCTTCGGCGTCGGCGAAGCGGCCCAGCAACAGCAGCACCTGCGCGGCCTTGCCCTGGGCATTGCGGTCATCGGGCAGCGAGTCGGCCGCCCGGATGTACTCCGGGAACGCCGCCGGCAGGTTGTTCAGCCGCTCGTACGCCTGGGCAAGCTTGAACCGCGCCTCGCCGAACATCGGGTCGAGCTGCACCGCGTTGGCATACTCGATGACGGCAAAGTCGTCCCGCTTCTGCGCGGCATACTGGTCGCCTTTCTGTAGGTGCGCCAGCTTTCGGCTCTCGACACTCCTGCAGGCAGTCGAGGCCAGGAGCATCAGCCCGATGAGCGCGACTCCCGGCCAGCGTTTCTGGGGCATCTCACATCACTCCTTGGTTCCGGGTCAGTCTCGCTGGATCGCGAGCTTGTCCATCAACTCGTAGAACGTCGGGCGGCTGATCCCCAACTCCTGCGACGCTGCCGTGATGCTCCCGGCATGCCGACGCAGCGCGGCGGTGACCATCTCCCGCTCCACCCGCTCCCTGGCCTCGCGCAGCGACGGCGGTGGCGTGCCCTCCGAGTCGAGCAGCTCCAGGTCGCGCGCCGTCACGCGCTTGCCGTCGGCCATGATCACCGCCCGCTGGACGCGGTTCTGCAACTCGCGCACGTTCCCCGGCCACGTGTGCTGGTTCATCGCCCGCACCGCATCCGGGGCGAACGCCATCCCGTTGCGCAGGTGTTGTGTGGCGAATCGTCTCAACATCTCCGTCGCGATGAGCTCGATGTCCTCGCCGCGGTCCCGCAGCGGCGGCAGCGTCGTGATGAGCACCGCCAGGCGGAAGTACAGATCCTCACGGAACTTCCCGGCCGCCACGGCTTCCTTGAGGTTGACGTTGGTGGCGGCCACCACCCGCGCGTCGCTCTGGATCTCCTGGCGCCCGCCCACCCGCTGGAAGGTCTTCTCCTGCAGGAACCGCAGCAGCTTCACCTGCAGCGCCGGCGACAGCTCCCCGATCTCGTCGAGGAACAGCGTACCGCCCGATGCGGTCTCGATGAGGCCCTTGCGCAGGGCGTGCGCGCCCGTGAACGCGCCCTTCTCGTGTCCGAAGAGCTCGCTCTCGAGCAGGGCCTCCGGTATGGCGCCGCAGTTGATCGCCACGAACGGCGCGTCCTTCGACTTGCCGCGCCGATGCAGCGCCCGCGCCACCATCTCCTTGCCGGTGCCGTTCTCGCCGAGGATCAGCACCGGCGCGTTGGTGCCGGCCACCTTGCGGACGAAGGAGAACACCGCCTGCATCTGCGAGCTGGCGCCGATCATCTCCTCGAACGCCTCGGACTTCGCCTTGTCCTGCAGCAGCCTGAACTCGCGCTCGAGGGTCGCCACGTGCACGCTGCGCTTGATCACGAGGGCCAGTTCGTCCATGTCGGCCGGCTTGGTGAGGAAGTCCCACGCGCCGGCGCCGACGGCCTTCAAGGCGTTCTGCTTCTCGCCCTGCCCCGACAGGATGATGACCTTGGCCTGCCGGTCCATCACCAGCATCCCGGCGAGGGTGGCCAGGCCCTCCTCCGGCGTGTTGGGCGCCGGGGGCAGCCCGAGGTCGAGCAGCGTGACGAGCGGACGAGTGGCGTTGAACGCCGCCATCGCCGACACGCGGTCGCCGGCCTGCGCCACCTCGTAGTCGGCCGCCAGCGCCCACTTCATCTGCACCCTGATGTCCTCGTCATCGTCGACGAGCAGCAGCTTCGGCTTGTCCATCATGCATCCTGGGCCGGGAGCTGGAGGCGCACGGTGGTGCCGCGCCCTTCCTCGCTCTCGACATGTATCTGGCCACCATGGGCCTCCACGACCATCCGCGCCTGGAACATCCCGACGCCGAGGCCCTTCGATTTCGTGCTACGGAACGGCTTGAACAGCGACTCGCGCATGAACGCCTCGCTCATGCCGCAGCCGTCGTCCTGCACCGACACGCTCGCCCAGCCGTCGCTGCGGGTGGTGCGTACGCGAATCTGCCCCTGGCCCGCGACCGCGTCGCGGGCGTTCAGGACCAGGTTGGTGATCACGCTGGCAAGCTGATCCCGATCGGCATGGATAGCCCCGGCGTCGTCAAGCTCGGTGGAAAGCGACACGCCAGGCAGCGGACCGGCGCGGTCGATGGCCTCTCGCACGAGCGCGTCCACCGGGAACGTGCGGCGGGTCGTCGCCGGGTGATCGCGCAGCGCGCCGAGCCGCGCGATCATCGTCTCGATGCGGCTGGCGGTGTTGGCGATGCCCCGCAACGCGTCGGCCCTGAACTCGGGGTCGTCGAAGTGCACGGGCAGGTTCTTGAGCATCAGGTTCAGCGACGCGGCGGCGTTCTTGAGGTCGTGCACGAAGAACGTCGACATCGTGCGGAACGCCTCGAGCTCGCGCGACTCGGCGAGCTCATCGCCGAGCCGGAGGTTCTGCAGCGCGGAGGCTACCTGATCGCCGATGCACTGGAGCAGGTCGAGCGCCTCGCGGCTGTAGGGCGCGCCGTTCACCCGGTCGGCGAGGACGATGGCGCCCAGCGTGATCTGGCCCTCACGAAGCGGCACCACCCAGCGGTGCCCACCTTGCGGAAAGGTCGAGGGATTGGCGTGGCGCCACTCGGCGGCCCACTCGTCGCGCAGGGCCTCGATGTCGAGGGGAGTGACCAGGCCACGCAGCGCGGTCGGCAGGCGCATCGGCGCGGCCTGCCTCGGCGTCGTCGAAGCGGCCAGCTCGAGGCGGTCGCCGGAGCCATCCACGAGCCACAACGACACCGACAGCACCTCGAACGTGGTGGACACGAGGCGGCAGGCAGCGGTGCACACGCCGGTGCGGTCGCGCGCGGTGCCGAGCGCCTGCGACAACTGGGTCCACACCTTCACCGAGTCGTGCTGGGCGCGTGCGAAATGCCTGCCGACGAACACCTGGATGCCCTGCCTGAGGCGATCCGAGAGCAACAGCACCGCCAGGCCGGCCATGCCGATCAGCAGGACCAGCGCCTGCACCTGGAAGCTCTCCGCGCCGCCGAAGCGCCGCACCGCCTGCGCCAGCACCCCGACCACGAGCAGGTACGTGCCGACAATGAGCACGGTCAGCGAGGAGCGGAGGACGGCGCGCGAGGGGTAGATGTCGACCTCGGACAGGCCGGTGCGCAGGTAGGCGAGCGCGAGGATGGCGCAGCCGACCAGCAGGCCGCTGGCCTCGACGCCGAGCAGGTCGAGGCCGTGCGCGGAGAAGAGGATCGACTGGCTGCGCACGTAGATGCGCGCACCGAAGAGCACGGCGAGTCCGATGACCACGAGCTTCAGGCGCCAGCGGGCCGTGCCGACGGCGGCCCGGAACGTCTGCTCGAGGTTGGTGAGCACGAGGACGCTGCCGACCAGCAGCACGGCGTTCAGCACCTGGCCGAGGGGGCCCGGCCTGAGCACCAGAATGTCACCATCCTCGCCGACGCGGAGCACGTCGAGGAGCGCGGAAGGCACGGTGAATGCCACGAGGAGCGTGAGGACGGGCAGGGCGCCGAAGAGCGCGAGCGCGTGGCGCCACCGGTGCACCGACTCGCGCCAGTCGCCGCGCGAGTACGTGAGGCTGAAGCCGAGCCACACCACGGGAATCGCGCTCTTGACGATCACGCCGAGCCGCAGCCACTGCGCGAGCGCTTCGTCGGTGGCCGCTGTCAGGGCCAGCCCACCACAGGCGCTGTCGGCAGCGAGCAGGAGCATGCCGGTGGCGAAGCACCACGAGGCAACGGTGGGCGCCTTGCGGACCAGGCTCGCGGACGCGAGCAGCGCCGCGAGCAGGGCGGCGCCGAACGGCAGCAGGAGGATCAGGGGCACGCGGCTATGCCGCCCGTGGCGTCGGTGCGCCCTCGCCTCGGCGCAGCCACCAGAGGAAGGCGAAGAGGGGGATCAATGACAGCGCGAAGAAGATTGGGCCGCCGCGATGGTGGATGGCGGTGTCGAGCATGTGGGGACCGATCCTGATGCACAGCTCGCTCAGCACGAAGATGCGAAACCCGTTGCGCAGGATGCCGAGCGGGATCACGAAGGCGACCAGGGCGATGCGCCGCCATGTGGTGCGCAGGAACATGTTGGCGGCGAGGATGCTGGTGATGAACAGGACCCAGCTCGAACGAATGCCGCTGCACTCCTGCGCGACGCGCAGGGTGATGGTAGGCAGCTCGAAGATGACGCCGCGGCGTAGGTATGGAGTGCCGAAGATACGGTAGTACAGCTCGGTGGCATCGGTCGAACCGACAACGGATGCGCGTTCAAGCCAGTCCACGGCGCCGTCTGGCAGGGGCACCATGAAGATGAGGAACGCGAACGGGAAGGCGGCGGCGCGCATCCATGCCTGCCCCTTGAACCACGCCCCGCCAGCGGCAAGGAGGGACACGTAGGCAAGTGCGAAGA from Luteitalea sp. TBR-22 includes:
- a CDS encoding tetratricopeptide repeat protein — translated: MPQKRWPGVALIGLMLLASTACRSVESRKLAHLQKGDQYAAQKRDDFAVIEYANAVQLDPMFGEARFKLAQAYERLNNLPAAFPEYIRAADSLPDDRNAQGKAAQVLLLLGRFADAEARAAALLAKNPKDIDALLIQANAKAGLRDPAGAMAQIAEAIRLSPGSSQAFLNLGVLRVQQGEANEAETAFRKAIALDPRSVDSRLALANFLWAAGRAKEAESALQEAIAIEPLHPLANRMLSSLYMASGRSAEAEKSLKVLADASRSPGARFQLAEYYLEVGRRQEAATVLKGLSAERATHADAEVELAAIEQADGRAEDARKRLDSLLTKVPNHTRGLILKAAWLARANDLDEALKVAKTAVASDPRSAEAHFTLGAIHARRRENADAIKAYTEVLSLNPRATAAQLELARLNFSTGNESAALQFAEEARSSAPSNLDANLAVVRGLIAAKELARAGSEVRRLREAVPNSAAVQVVSGVLYASQNDAVAARAAYERALQLSPFFPEAMARLTYLDIAEKAPARAIARLEPAIAKDGNNTALLALLAEAYRASGDMPRAEESLRRAVSGDPRFQMGYAMLAQLYTKQGRLEEARKEWEQLVSRDPVNTGARTMVGVLLETQGKRDAAMKTYEEAVKSDPRAAVAANNLAYIYAEQGTSLDMALQLATSAKQVLPNDSSIDDTIGWVYYKKGLPSLAVGPLKESLKKQPDQPEVLYHLGMSYAKLGDKAKAKEALARALTLNPKVGGDEARRALQSVQ
- the prsR gene encoding PEP-CTERM-box response regulator transcription factor, translated to MDKPKLLLVDDDEDIRVQMKWALAADYEVAQAGDRVSAMAAFNATRPLVTLLDLGLPPAPNTPEEGLATLAGMLVMDRQAKVIILSGQGEKQNALKAVGAGAWDFLTKPADMDELALVIKRSVHVATLEREFRLLQDKAKSEAFEEMIGASSQMQAVFSFVRKVAGTNAPVLILGENGTGKEMVARALHRRGKSKDAPFVAINCGAIPEALLESELFGHEKGAFTGAHALRKGLIETASGGTLFLDEIGELSPALQVKLLRFLQEKTFQRVGGRQEIQSDARVVAATNVNLKEAVAAGKFREDLYFRLAVLITTLPPLRDRGEDIELIATEMLRRFATQHLRNGMAFAPDAVRAMNQHTWPGNVRELQNRVQRAVIMADGKRVTARDLELLDSEGTPPPSLREARERVEREMVTAALRRHAGSITAASQELGISRPTFYELMDKLAIQRD
- the prsK gene encoding XrtA/PEP-CTERM system histidine kinase PrsK, translated to MPLILLLPFGAALLAALLASASLVRKAPTVASWCFATGMLLLAADSACGGLALTAATDEALAQWLRLGVIVKSAIPVVWLGFSLTYSRGDWRESVHRWRHALALFGALPVLTLLVAFTVPSALLDVLRVGEDGDILVLRPGPLGQVLNAVLLVGSVLVLTNLEQTFRAAVGTARWRLKLVVIGLAVLFGARIYVRSQSILFSAHGLDLLGVEASGLLVGCAILALAYLRTGLSEVDIYPSRAVLRSSLTVLIVGTYLLVVGVLAQAVRRFGGAESFQVQALVLLIGMAGLAVLLLSDRLRQGIQVFVGRHFARAQHDSVKVWTQLSQALGTARDRTGVCTAACRLVSTTFEVLSVSLWLVDGSGDRLELAASTTPRQAAPMRLPTALRGLVTPLDIEALRDEWAAEWRHANPSTFPQGGHRWVVPLREGQITLGAIVLADRVNGAPYSREALDLLQCIGDQVASALQNLRLGDELAESRELEAFRTMSTFFVHDLKNAAASLNLMLKNLPVHFDDPEFRADALRGIANTASRIETMIARLGALRDHPATTRRTFPVDALVREAIDRAGPLPGVSLSTELDDAGAIHADRDQLASVITNLVLNARDAVAGQGQIRVRTTRSDGWASVSVQDDGCGMSEAFMRESLFKPFRSTKSKGLGVGMFQARMVVEAHGGQIHVESEEGRGTTVRLQLPAQDA
- a CDS encoding exosortase/archaeosortase family protein — its product is MTLFVAALTSAFCLPLYSLLLHGLASDLHSHVVLVPLVSLFLLRERRATMPPAGPAWLGGSVVLAIIGVATVGASLASRRVLSHNDHLALFALAYVSLLAAGGAWFKGQAWMRAAAFPFAFLIFMVPLPDGAVDWLERASVVGSTDATELYYRIFGTPYLRRGVIFELPTITLRVAQECSGIRSSWVLFITSILAANMFLRTTWRRIALVAFVIPLGILRNGFRIFVLSELCIRIGPHMLDTAIHHRGGPIFFALSLIPLFAFLWWLRRGEGAPTPRAA